The following proteins are co-located in the Diorhabda carinulata isolate Delta chromosome 4, icDioCari1.1, whole genome shotgun sequence genome:
- the LOC130892764 gene encoding uncharacterized protein LOC130892764 isoform X1 → MWNEDVCRLCLSNKELVCVFENQKNQVNNLKQIVFVTTGVEILENDVVSRKICDHCRKVVLKMIEFREKSLQTDLYHKDQHARHSEQLERKNARTKNIKNTIDCESMKKSSIEPAICKVRNESIKPAIYKKAIRIHPSVSRLRTTYPKIKIPKKVLRLDVNPEVNLKSDAVKKYFKEKNLDLNEAIGIAAKSTKKTIETERKTAKKRCSDDRIAKENEGKRRKIDNKEEKSPDDKRACRLCGSVRTNAKKLKEHNNEHFRCRYCRTECRLFVRKQEHEATCLVKESLTRKLTVALKRIDVDKFGSNKGNIESKSTSNSLPLKSITAPIRPELIIDNDEIFNSIDFATNDIDLLRKLLKTQSIIPRKESIEIQTRTESADSLIVEGVGGNGIVFRGLKSMLYSFKIPIEIVNGVFNVRCVERDRSSPEKNFDLWSDIPAIGLKNTPLPLLMLRNNKMLLSTSIHPQISLVSIPPKISLISTSIHPQTSFVSKPVPPQTSFVSKPVPPQTSFVSTSVPPQSSFVSASIPPQTSFVSASIPPQTSFVSKPVPPQTSFVSKPVPPQTSFVSASIPPQSSFVSKPVPPQTSFVSASIPPQTSFVSKSVPPQTSFVSASIPPQTSFVSTSIPPQTSFVSASIPPQTSFVSTSIPPQTSFVSASIPPQTSFVSTSIPPQTSFVSASIPPQTSFVSTSIPPQTSFVSASIPPQTSFVSTSIPPQTSFVSASIPPQTSFVSKSVPPQTSFVSASIPPQTSFVSTSIPPQTSFVSASIPPQTSFVSASIPPQNSLDPRPAQMLPNQILIRNPPANPSDDREIYLPLTTSKNPRTYANKHNLIQRQTPIVPNVARFPNTTFNQNLVFPPKFSIVNNTNTYLSNSVISNRPKRTYPPKILPNVGVQNKQNNVAPLDYSLVNNAAGTTSTTQFSENYSIDLSIVENRNPNTNNVERLIRPIIRVRNICELK, encoded by the exons ATTCTCGAAAACGATGTCGTGTCTCGGAAGATTTGCGACCATTGTCGTaaagttgttttaaaaatgatcGAATTTAGAGAAAAATCTCTTCAGACCGATTTATACCATAAG gaCCAACACGCGCGACATTCCGAACAATTAGAACGGAAAAATGCCCGaactaaaaatatcaaaaataccaTCGATTGCGAATCGATGAAAAAATCATCGATTGAACCGGCGATATGTAAAGTCCGTAATGAATCGATTAAGCCGGCGATATATAAGAAAGCGATTAGGATCCATCCTAGCGTATCGAGATTACGCACAACTTATCCTAAAATTAAAATACCCAAGAAGGTGTTGCGTCTCGACGTTAATCcggaagttaatttgaaatcgGACgccgtaaaaaaatatttcaaagaaaaaaatttggatttgaaCGAAGCGATCGGGATAGCCGCGAAATCAACGAAAAAAACGATCGAAACCGAAAGAAAAACCGCTAAAAAAAGATGCTCGGACGATAGAATCGCCAAAGAGAACGAAGGAAAACGTCGAAAAATcgataataaagaagaaaaatcgcCCGACGATAAACGTGCGTGTAGATTATGCGGCTCGGTACGAACGAAcgcgaaaaaattgaaagaacatAATAACGAACATTTCCGTTGCCGATATTGCAGAACCGAATGCCGCCTTTTTGTCCGCAAACAAGAACACGAAGCGACTTGTCTCGTTAAAGAATCCTTAACCAGAAAATTGACGGTGGCGTTAAAAAGAATCGACGTGGATAAGTTCGGATCGAATAAAGGAAACATCGAATCGAAATCTACTTCGAATTCGTTACCGCTAAAATCGATTACGGCGCCGATACGACCCGAATTGATAATCGACAACGACGAAATTTTCAATTCGATCGATTTCGCCACTAACGACATCGATTTACTGAGAAAACTATTGAAAACGCAATCGATTATACCTCGAAAAGAATCGATCGAAATCCAAACGCGTACGGAATCGGCGGATAGTCTAATAGTCGAAGGTGTTGGTGGTAACGGCATCGTCTTCAGAGGACTGAAATCGATGTTGTACTCCTTTAAGATACCAATCGAAATCGTAAACGGCGTATTCAACGTGAGATGCGTCGAAAGAGATCGATCGTcacctgaaaaaaattttgatttatggTCAGATATACCCGCTATCGGTTTGAAAAATACCCCGTTGCCCCTACTGATGTTGCGCAATAATAAAATGCTCTTATCGACGTCGATTCATCCTCAAATATCGCTTGTATCAATTCCCCCTAAAATCTCTCTTATATCGACGTCGATTCATCCCCAAACCTCGTTTGTATCGAAGCCGGTTCCTCCCCAAACCTCGTTTGTATCGAAGCCGGTTCCTCCCCAAACCTCGTTTGTATCAACGTCGGTTCCTCCCCAAAGCTCGTTTGTATCGGCGTCGATTCCTCCCCAAACCTCGTTTGTATCGGCGTCGATTCCTCCCCAAACCTCGTTTGTATCGAAGCCGGTTCCTCCCCAAACCTCGTTTGTATCGAAGCCGGTTCCTCCCCAAACCTCGTTTGTATCCGCGTCGATTCCTCCCCAAAGCTCGTTTGTATCGAAGCCGGTTCCTCCCCAAACCTCGTTTGTATCGGCGTCGATTCCTCCCCAAACCTCGTTTGTATCGAAGTCGGTTCCTCCCCAAACCTCGTTTGTATCGGCGTCGATTCCTCCCCAAACCTCGTTTGTATCGACGTCGATTCCTCCCCAAACCTCGTTTGTATCGGCGTCGATTCCTCCCCAAACCTCGTTTGTATCAACGTCGATTCCTCCCCAAACCTCGTTTGTATCGGCGTCGATTCCTCCCCAAACCTCGTTTGTATCAACGTCGATTCCTCCCCAAACCTCGTTTGTATCGGCGTCGATTCCTCCCCAAACCTCGTTTGTATCAACGTCGATTCCTCCCCAAACCTCGTTTGTATCGGCGTCGATTCCTCCCCAAACCTCGTTTGTATCAACGTCGATTCCTCCCCAAACCTCGTTTGTATCGGCGTCGATTCCTCCCCAAACCTCGTTTGTATCGAAGTCGGTTCCTCCCCAAACCTCGTTTGTATCGGCGTCGATTCCTCCCCAAACCTCGTTTGTATCAACGTCGATTCCTCCCCAAACCTCGTTTGTATCGGCGTCGATTCCTCCCCAAACCTCGTTTGTATCGGCGTCGATTCCCCCTCAAAATTCTCTCGATCCTCGACCAGCTCAGATGTTACCGAACCAAATTTTAATCAGAAATCCTCCCGCCAATCCTTCTGACGATCGCGAGATATACCTGCCATTGACTACCTCGAAAAATCCGCGAACTTACGCtaataaacataatttgatACAACGTCAGACCCCGATCGTCCCGAACGTTGCGCGTTTCCCCAATACTACATTCAATCAAAATCTAGTTTTCCCGCCGAAATTCTCGATAGTGAATAACACTAATACTTATCTGTCGAATAGTGTGATATCCAATCGTCCGAAACGGACGTACCCCCCGAAAATTCTTCCTAATGTTGGCGTTCAAAACAAGCAAAATAACGTCGCCCCCTTGGATTATTCCCTGGTTAATAACGCCGCGGGTACTACGTCTACTACGcaattttcggaaaattattcaattgatttgtcaaTTGTAGAAAATAGAAATCCGAATACTAATAATGTCGAGAGATTAATCAGACCTATTATTAGAGTTAGGAATATTTGCGAATTGAagtga
- the LOC130892764 gene encoding uncharacterized protein LOC130892764 isoform X2 — protein MWNEDVCRLCLSNKELVCVFENQKNQVNNLKQIVFVTTGVEILKEEEISRKLCGHCRRVILKMYEFRNKACNTDKYLKEQYANYLRMKRRNYSEILHKKSIKTKIESVHPTVSEVYSSFPDIKLPHNVLSSDICPSVCMELGAVENYFASNNLDMNKSVRMAVKSMRMFEKNNLETKKAPKRQIRENPKIRTKKPKISPDNTPIPTLMDTLQLQPKINAGQGSKTVRDSPETPKNHTEEHPRCEFCKKEFKLQNKRDHEKSCVIKHILTNKTYVRLEIIDLDEESGKKQSIVGRLNHSKSMEKSNGGDLLSIVDRNKSKSMEKSKSGDLLSIVGQNNSKSMEKSKVGDLLSIVDRNKSKGDELLSIFDENYSKSMEKSKVDDSLSIVGQNNSKSMEKSKGDDLISTFDPNKSKGAELSPILDQNNSKSVETPKGGDLLSILCQNNSKSMATSKCNHFLSILGENSSKTIETSKSNDSSSIFDRINSKYIEASKNNDSLSIPNQTKSKSIKTWKDDNLSSIVGEIHSKSIETSKHNDSSLIAGRISSKPTDLSSIVGQKHSKCKKASKDRQNHSKCSEKSEDVDLLCTERIGLSDEEDKSGTSTKTKAVPSSKPNPEPPKKSVIIHSNVAVNLNVESFITSSLVRPDLRITDDNVLNYDKMPANDMEQFKQLLKNNVDNIKILVENRTQIENPDNKTIVKNASGTLARFKGLKSTLYSYRIPVYITNGDFNVEFTETVKNIETSNKFWSDLKPIGLIQSDRHTGIQPAQFLDPKSKSIDDLSSSSSESKSRQIDSENSSDNILTVDSSKSVKTDSNCSEKTYKPVIRVKDISNLR, from the exons ATTCTCAAAGAGGAGGAAATTTCCCGAAAACTATGCGGACACTGTCGTAGGgtcattttaaaaatgtacGAATTTAGAAACAAAGCGTGCAATACGGACAAATACCTTAAG GAACAGTATGCTAATTATTTGAGAATGAAACGGAGGAATTACTCGGAAATTCTCCataaaaaatcgatcaaaacgAAAATCGAAAGCGTCCATCCGACGGTTTCTGAAGTCTATTCTTCCTTCCCCGATATCAAACTACCTCACAACGTTTTGTCTTCGGATATTTGTCCCTCGGTTTGTATGGAATTAGGCGCCGTTGAGAATTATTTCGCCAGCAACAACCTGGATATGAACAAATCGGTACGAATGGCGGTGAAATCGATGAGAATGTTCGAGAAAAACAACCTCGAAACGAAAAAAGCACCCAAACGCCAAATTAGAGAGAACCCCAAAATCCGAACTAAAAAACCGAAAATCTCGCCGGACAACACGCCGATTCCGACTCTAATGGATACCCTCCAGCTCCAGCCTAAAATTAACGCTGGCCAAGGTTCCAAAACGGTCCGAGATTCACCCGAAACTCCAAAAAACCACACGGAGGAACATCCGCGTTGTGAATTCTGTAAAAAGGAAttcaaattacaaaacaaaCGGGACCATGAAAAAAGTTGCGTGATTAAACATATTTTGACTAATAAAACCTACGTGCGGTTGGAAATTATCGATTTGGATGAAGAAAGCGGTAAAAAACAATCGATTGTTGGTCGTCTGAATCATTCGAAATCTATGGAAAAATCGAATGGTGGCGATTTATTATCGATTGTTGATCGAAATAAATCGAAATCTATGGAAAAATCGAAAAGTGGCGATTTATTATCGATTGTTGgtcaaaacaattcaaaatctATGGAAAAATCGAAAGTTGGCGATTTATTATCGATTGTTGATCGAAATAAATCGAAAGGTGACGAATTATTATcgatttttgacgaaaattattcaaaatcgaTGGAAAAATCGAAAGTTGACGATTCATTATCGATTGTTggtcaaaataattcaaaatctatGGAAAAATCGAAAGGTGACGATTTAATATCGACTTTTGATCCAAATAAATCGAAAGGTGCCGAATTATCACCGATTCTTGATCAAAACAATTCGAAATCGGTAGAAACTCCCAAAGGTGGCGATTTATTATCGATTCTTTGCCAAAACAATTCGAAATCGATGGCAACTTCGAAATGTAACCATTTTTTATCGATTCTTGGTGAAAATAGTTCAAAAACTATCGAAACTTCGAAAAGTAACGATTCATCATCGATTTTTGAtcgaattaattcaaaatatattgaagcaTCCAAAAATAACGATTCATTATCGATTCCTAATCAAACTAAATCGAAATCTATAAAAACATGGAAAGATGACAATTTATCATCGATTGTTGGTGAAATTCATTCGAAATCAATCGAAACATCGAAACATAACGATTCTTCGTTAATTGCTGGTCGAATTTCTTCGAAACCGACAGATTTATCATCGATTGTTGGTCAAAAACATTCGAAATGCAAAAAGGCATCGAAAGATCGCCAAAATCATTCGAAATGTTCAGAAAAATCGGAAGATGTTGATTTATTATGTACGGAAAGGATCGGATTGTCCGATGAAGAAGACAAATCGGGTACCAGCACCAAAACCAAAGCCGTTCCGAGTAGTAAACCAAACCCCGAACCCCCCAAAAAATCGGTTATAATCCATTCGAATGTAGCGGTAAATTTGAACGTCGAATCATTCATTACGTCATCATTAGTCCGACCCGATCTGAGAATAACCGACGACAACGTTTTGAATTACGACAAAATGCCCGCCAACGATATGGAGCAATTCAaacaattgttgaaaaataacgtcgataacataaaaatattggtcGAAAACCGAACCCAAATAGAGAACCCCGACAATAAAACCATAGTTAAAAATGCCTCGGGGACACTGGCTCGCTTTAAAGGCTTAAAGTCGACTTTGTACTCGTACAGAATACCAGTTTATATAACAAACGGCGACTTCAACGTCGAATTCACCGAAACCGTTAAAAATATCGAAACTTCCAATAAATTTTGGTCCGATTTGAAACCGATCGGTTTGATTCAAAGTGATAGACACACGGGAATTCAACCAGCGCAATTTTTGGACCCGAaatcgaaatctatcgacgatTTGTCGAGTTCGAGTAGCGAATCGAAATCGAGACAAATCGATTCCGAAAACTCTTCggataatattttgacagtCGACAGTTCGAAAAGTGTCAAGACTGATTCAAATTGTTCGGAAAAAACGTACAAACCCGTGATTAGAGTTAAAGACATCAGTAATTtgagataa
- the LOC130892764 gene encoding uncharacterized protein LOC130892764 isoform X3: MWNEDVCRLCLSNKELVCVFENQKNQVNNLKQIVFVTTGVEEQYANYLRMKRRNYSEILHKKSIKTKIESVHPTVSEVYSSFPDIKLPHNVLSSDICPSVCMELGAVENYFASNNLDMNKSVRMAVKSMRMFEKNNLETKKAPKRQIRENPKIRTKKPKISPDNTPIPTLMDTLQLQPKINAGQGSKTVRDSPETPKNHTEEHPRCEFCKKEFKLQNKRDHEKSCVIKHILTNKTYVRLEIIDLDEESGKKQSIVGRLNHSKSMEKSNGGDLLSIVDRNKSKSMEKSKSGDLLSIVGQNNSKSMEKSKVGDLLSIVDRNKSKGDELLSIFDENYSKSMEKSKVDDSLSIVGQNNSKSMEKSKGDDLISTFDPNKSKGAELSPILDQNNSKSVETPKGGDLLSILCQNNSKSMATSKCNHFLSILGENSSKTIETSKSNDSSSIFDRINSKYIEASKNNDSLSIPNQTKSKSIKTWKDDNLSSIVGEIHSKSIETSKHNDSSLIAGRISSKPTDLSSIVGQKHSKCKKASKDRQNHSKCSEKSEDVDLLCTERIGLSDEEDKSGTSTKTKAVPSSKPNPEPPKKSVIIHSNVAVNLNVESFITSSLVRPDLRITDDNVLNYDKMPANDMEQFKQLLKNNVDNIKILVENRTQIENPDNKTIVKNASGTLARFKGLKSTLYSYRIPVYITNGDFNVEFTETVKNIETSNKFWSDLKPIGLIQSDRHTGIQPAQFLDPKSKSIDDLSSSSSESKSRQIDSENSSDNILTVDSSKSVKTDSNCSEKTYKPVIRVKDISNLR, from the coding sequence GAACAGTATGCTAATTATTTGAGAATGAAACGGAGGAATTACTCGGAAATTCTCCataaaaaatcgatcaaaacgAAAATCGAAAGCGTCCATCCGACGGTTTCTGAAGTCTATTCTTCCTTCCCCGATATCAAACTACCTCACAACGTTTTGTCTTCGGATATTTGTCCCTCGGTTTGTATGGAATTAGGCGCCGTTGAGAATTATTTCGCCAGCAACAACCTGGATATGAACAAATCGGTACGAATGGCGGTGAAATCGATGAGAATGTTCGAGAAAAACAACCTCGAAACGAAAAAAGCACCCAAACGCCAAATTAGAGAGAACCCCAAAATCCGAACTAAAAAACCGAAAATCTCGCCGGACAACACGCCGATTCCGACTCTAATGGATACCCTCCAGCTCCAGCCTAAAATTAACGCTGGCCAAGGTTCCAAAACGGTCCGAGATTCACCCGAAACTCCAAAAAACCACACGGAGGAACATCCGCGTTGTGAATTCTGTAAAAAGGAAttcaaattacaaaacaaaCGGGACCATGAAAAAAGTTGCGTGATTAAACATATTTTGACTAATAAAACCTACGTGCGGTTGGAAATTATCGATTTGGATGAAGAAAGCGGTAAAAAACAATCGATTGTTGGTCGTCTGAATCATTCGAAATCTATGGAAAAATCGAATGGTGGCGATTTATTATCGATTGTTGATCGAAATAAATCGAAATCTATGGAAAAATCGAAAAGTGGCGATTTATTATCGATTGTTGgtcaaaacaattcaaaatctATGGAAAAATCGAAAGTTGGCGATTTATTATCGATTGTTGATCGAAATAAATCGAAAGGTGACGAATTATTATcgatttttgacgaaaattattcaaaatcgaTGGAAAAATCGAAAGTTGACGATTCATTATCGATTGTTggtcaaaataattcaaaatctatGGAAAAATCGAAAGGTGACGATTTAATATCGACTTTTGATCCAAATAAATCGAAAGGTGCCGAATTATCACCGATTCTTGATCAAAACAATTCGAAATCGGTAGAAACTCCCAAAGGTGGCGATTTATTATCGATTCTTTGCCAAAACAATTCGAAATCGATGGCAACTTCGAAATGTAACCATTTTTTATCGATTCTTGGTGAAAATAGTTCAAAAACTATCGAAACTTCGAAAAGTAACGATTCATCATCGATTTTTGAtcgaattaattcaaaatatattgaagcaTCCAAAAATAACGATTCATTATCGATTCCTAATCAAACTAAATCGAAATCTATAAAAACATGGAAAGATGACAATTTATCATCGATTGTTGGTGAAATTCATTCGAAATCAATCGAAACATCGAAACATAACGATTCTTCGTTAATTGCTGGTCGAATTTCTTCGAAACCGACAGATTTATCATCGATTGTTGGTCAAAAACATTCGAAATGCAAAAAGGCATCGAAAGATCGCCAAAATCATTCGAAATGTTCAGAAAAATCGGAAGATGTTGATTTATTATGTACGGAAAGGATCGGATTGTCCGATGAAGAAGACAAATCGGGTACCAGCACCAAAACCAAAGCCGTTCCGAGTAGTAAACCAAACCCCGAACCCCCCAAAAAATCGGTTATAATCCATTCGAATGTAGCGGTAAATTTGAACGTCGAATCATTCATTACGTCATCATTAGTCCGACCCGATCTGAGAATAACCGACGACAACGTTTTGAATTACGACAAAATGCCCGCCAACGATATGGAGCAATTCAaacaattgttgaaaaataacgtcgataacataaaaatattggtcGAAAACCGAACCCAAATAGAGAACCCCGACAATAAAACCATAGTTAAAAATGCCTCGGGGACACTGGCTCGCTTTAAAGGCTTAAAGTCGACTTTGTACTCGTACAGAATACCAGTTTATATAACAAACGGCGACTTCAACGTCGAATTCACCGAAACCGTTAAAAATATCGAAACTTCCAATAAATTTTGGTCCGATTTGAAACCGATCGGTTTGATTCAAAGTGATAGACACACGGGAATTCAACCAGCGCAATTTTTGGACCCGAaatcgaaatctatcgacgatTTGTCGAGTTCGAGTAGCGAATCGAAATCGAGACAAATCGATTCCGAAAACTCTTCggataatattttgacagtCGACAGTTCGAAAAGTGTCAAGACTGATTCAAATTGTTCGGAAAAAACGTACAAACCCGTGATTAGAGTTAAAGACATCAGTAATTtgagataa